One segment of Methylotuvimicrobium sp. KM2 DNA contains the following:
- a CDS encoding site-specific DNA-methyltransferase, whose product MKKFFNTKLGSIYHADSLAYMPTLRDGEVNLIMTSPPFGLVRKKDYGNADAHEYLDWFRPFAEQFHRILREDGSLVIDIGGAWIPGQPTRSLYHYELMIMLCREYEFHLAQDFFWWNPSKLPTPAEWVNIRRIRVKDAINCVWWLSKTPWPKASNRRILVPYSESMKGLLKNGYKAQMRPSGHDISDKFSKDNGASIPPNLIAIANTESNSAYLTKCKENGIKPHPARFPVDLPEYFIRMLSDKGDFVFDPFGGSCVTGEAAERLKRKWVCVELEKEYIEGGRLRFPVKSLERKIPTYNLSHPGALWNGVDDEEPLPVDGGKARPAKPSTKEEKDASR is encoded by the coding sequence ATGAAGAAATTCTTTAATACGAAATTAGGAAGTATCTATCATGCAGACTCGTTGGCGTATATGCCTACGCTGCGAGACGGCGAAGTTAATCTAATAATGACATCTCCGCCATTTGGTCTCGTGAGAAAGAAGGACTACGGCAATGCAGATGCACATGAATATTTAGATTGGTTCCGCCCTTTTGCAGAACAGTTTCATAGAATCCTTCGAGAAGACGGGTCACTTGTAATAGATATTGGTGGCGCGTGGATACCCGGGCAACCAACCAGATCGCTATATCATTACGAGCTAATGATTATGCTTTGTCGCGAGTATGAATTTCACCTGGCGCAAGATTTTTTCTGGTGGAACCCATCTAAATTACCCACTCCTGCCGAATGGGTGAATATTAGGCGAATCAGGGTCAAAGACGCCATAAATTGCGTATGGTGGCTATCAAAGACACCGTGGCCGAAAGCAAGTAATCGTAGGATTTTGGTTCCTTATAGTGAGTCTATGAAGGGATTGCTAAAGAATGGGTACAAAGCCCAGATGCGCCCGAGTGGACACGATATTAGCGATAAATTTTCCAAAGATAATGGCGCTTCAATTCCACCAAATTTGATTGCAATTGCCAATACTGAAAGCAACTCCGCATATCTGACCAAATGCAAGGAAAATGGAATTAAGCCGCACCCGGCAAGATTCCCTGTTGACTTACCCGAATATTTTATACGTATGTTGTCAGACAAAGGTGATTTTGTATTCGACCCATTTGGTGGATCTTGTGTTACGGGGGAGGCGGCAGAAAGGCTCAAGCGAAAATGGGTTTGCGTTGAGTTAGAGAAGGAATACATTGAGGGCGGAAGGTTGCGATTCCCGGTTAAGTCGTTAGAAAGAAAAATTCCTACATACAACCTTTCTCATCCCGGTGCATTATGGAATGGCGTTGATGATGAAGAGCCATTGCCAGTTGACGGAGGAAAGGCGCGTCCCGCCAAACCAAGCACAAAGGAAGAAAAAGATGCCAGCCGTTAG
- a CDS encoding HNH endonuclease, whose product MPAVSPKLIVNELIDAIQQSGGVAAYVSETVRTHPRKFIVSFLGNTYSLWVYMWTLTHGGRVSLPDEYRIQMTSVSSPLQKNPSGLTVLMGYHPDLKMFAGFDLKKHSTFTAGSPSVQIGISAIHSALQNGLSFVTKDNDEIAIGVRPDQFLTYCLNAEPLHLYGAESNLTKLLTKAVELQEIPEQDVSSLTAKRKLIVENVSRYSRDANFRKIVLSAYDNRCAVTRFQLRLVDAAHILPVPSGDSSDHVTNGMSLSPTFHRAYDNCLIYLDENYVMRLNAEKADELKQHKLDGGIKEFKSFLDKKIHLPLDVNQRPRIEYIRMANKHRRIPGYV is encoded by the coding sequence ATGCCAGCCGTTAGCCCTAAACTGATTGTCAACGAACTAATTGACGCGATTCAGCAATCTGGCGGTGTGGCTGCTTATGTCTCTGAGACGGTTAGAACACACCCTCGCAAGTTTATTGTTAGCTTTTTAGGAAATACGTACAGTCTTTGGGTTTATATGTGGACACTCACCCACGGCGGACGGGTTTCATTGCCCGATGAGTACAGAATACAAATGACATCCGTATCTTCACCATTACAGAAGAACCCAAGCGGATTGACTGTACTCATGGGCTATCACCCAGATTTGAAGATGTTTGCAGGCTTTGATCTAAAGAAACACAGCACATTTACTGCTGGCTCACCTTCAGTCCAAATAGGTATTTCTGCGATACATTCGGCGTTACAAAATGGTCTCTCATTCGTCACTAAAGATAATGACGAAATAGCAATTGGAGTGAGGCCAGATCAGTTTCTAACTTATTGCCTGAACGCCGAGCCGTTGCATCTATACGGCGCTGAGAGCAATCTTACAAAATTGCTAACAAAGGCTGTCGAGTTACAAGAGATCCCTGAGCAGGATGTTTCATCACTTACGGCAAAAAGAAAACTTATTGTGGAAAATGTCAGTAGGTACTCGCGTGACGCAAACTTCAGGAAAATTGTATTAAGCGCCTATGACAACAGGTGTGCAGTTACAAGATTCCAATTGCGCCTTGTGGATGCTGCTCACATTCTACCTGTGCCTTCAGGAGATAGTAGCGATCATGTTACAAATGGGATGTCTCTATCTCCGACTTTTCATAGAGCATACGACAATTGCTTGATTTATCTCGATGAAAACTATGTGATGAGGCTGAATGCGGAAAAGGCAGATGAGCTAAAACAACACAAACTGGATGGTGGGATTAAAGAGTTTAAGTCTTTCTTGGACAAAAAGATTCATCTACCTCTTGATGTTAATCAGCGGCCAAGAATCGAATACATAAGAATGGCAAACAAGCACCGTCGAATACCGGGATATGTATAA
- a CDS encoding type VI secretion system-associated protein TagO, with protein MKHWSFMLAFLFFSAAAQASIEKEIAKCAVKSGDLERLSCYDNLAKQQGLAGPQDEPTNISGKGNWQVSVKTNPVDDSKTVVLALRADSGKSKWGKPVTLITRCKSNTTELYINWNDYLGRNAEVLTRIGSQDAVTKDWGLSTDSQATFHPRGTIGFIKNMMEADKLVAQITPYNESPVTAIFDTSGLENAIKPLRETCNW; from the coding sequence ATGAAACATTGGTCTTTTATGTTGGCATTTCTTTTCTTTAGCGCTGCGGCGCAGGCCAGTATTGAGAAGGAAATCGCTAAATGTGCGGTTAAATCCGGTGATCTAGAGCGTTTGTCTTGTTACGACAATTTGGCAAAACAGCAGGGATTGGCAGGCCCACAGGATGAACCGACGAACATATCAGGAAAGGGAAATTGGCAGGTATCAGTAAAGACTAACCCCGTTGATGACTCCAAGACCGTGGTTCTGGCGCTTAGAGCAGATAGTGGTAAATCTAAATGGGGAAAGCCCGTTACCCTGATAACCCGATGCAAGAGCAACACAACAGAGCTCTACATAAATTGGAACGATTACCTTGGTAGAAACGCAGAAGTCCTCACTCGGATTGGGTCCCAAGATGCAGTCACGAAAGACTGGGGCTTATCAACCGACAGTCAGGCAACGTTCCATCCTAGAGGTACAATTGGCTTCATCAAAAACATGATGGAGGCAGATAAGCTGGTTGCGCAAATCACGCCCTACAATGAGAGCCCGGTTACCGCCATCTTTGACACGTCAGGATTGGAAAACGCAATTAAGCCACTACGTGAGACCTGCAACTGGTGA
- a CDS encoding ISL3 family transposase has protein sequence MNQPQIQIPLDLPNVRVESYEQTDKGLVITVVSTSDTAVCRQCGRTIDKFHGYDKTITLRHLPIFDRPVWIRIRPKRFQCPYCDKGPTTTQRCEWYEPKSPHTKAYENWILRELINSTLSDVSLKRDLGVECIEGILDRHIQREVDWSAVPHLALLGIDEIALKKGHKDFVVIVSGLTAQREKHILAVLPDRKKETVKAFLKTLPSQQCQSIRHVCIDMNEGYCNAVLETLPKAQVVVDRFHVAKHYRDCADKARKAEMKRLKQTLPESEYRELKGAMWAFRKPWNNLGEEQQVVLLSLFRQAPILKEVYVQREVLTGIFEKDLTQAQAEQALTQWLDRITELGLDCFSPFVTTLSNWRDHITNYFIRRETSGFVEGLNNKIKAIKRRCYGIYNLGRLFQHIWLDVQGRRTFFPEH, from the coding sequence ATGAATCAACCGCAAATCCAAATACCACTCGATTTACCCAATGTCCGAGTAGAAAGCTACGAACAAACCGATAAAGGCTTGGTGATCACCGTCGTCAGCACGAGTGATACGGCGGTGTGTCGTCAATGCGGACGAACCATCGACAAGTTTCACGGCTATGACAAAACGATTACCTTAAGGCATCTGCCTATTTTTGATCGTCCGGTCTGGATTCGCATCCGGCCGAAGCGCTTTCAATGCCCCTACTGTGACAAAGGACCGACGACGACTCAACGTTGCGAGTGGTATGAACCCAAAAGCCCGCATACTAAAGCCTATGAGAATTGGATTTTACGCGAGTTAATCAATAGTACGCTCAGTGACGTCAGCCTGAAACGGGATTTGGGTGTCGAGTGTATTGAAGGCATCCTGGATCGTCATATTCAGCGAGAAGTGGACTGGTCAGCAGTACCCCACTTGGCGTTGCTCGGCATTGACGAAATCGCCTTGAAGAAAGGCCATAAGGATTTTGTCGTCATCGTATCGGGACTGACGGCGCAGCGTGAAAAGCATATCTTAGCGGTGCTTCCGGATCGCAAAAAAGAGACCGTCAAGGCGTTTTTAAAGACGCTGCCGTCTCAGCAATGCCAAAGCATTCGTCATGTCTGCATCGACATGAACGAAGGTTATTGCAATGCGGTTTTAGAAACCCTGCCGAAGGCTCAGGTGGTGGTCGATCGCTTCCACGTTGCCAAACACTATCGTGACTGCGCCGATAAAGCGCGTAAAGCCGAAATGAAGCGATTGAAGCAGACCCTACCGGAATCCGAGTACCGCGAACTGAAAGGCGCCATGTGGGCTTTTCGAAAGCCTTGGAACAACTTGGGTGAAGAACAGCAAGTCGTTTTATTATCGTTATTCCGGCAGGCGCCGATACTGAAAGAAGTCTATGTACAACGGGAAGTCCTGACCGGTATTTTTGAAAAGGACCTGACCCAAGCACAGGCCGAACAGGCGTTAACGCAGTGGCTGGACAGGATTACGGAATTGGGACTGGATTGTTTCTCGCCCTTTGTGACTACCTTGAGCAACTGGCGTGATCACATCACCAACTATTTCATCCGGCGTGAAACCAGCGGCTTTGTTGAAGGGCTGAACAATAAGATCAAAGCGATCAAGCGCCGCTGCTACGGTATCTATAACCTGGGCCGATTGTTCCAGCATATTTGGCTGGATGTTCAGGGGCGCCGGACCTTCTTTCCGGAACACTAG
- a CDS encoding BrnT family toxin — translation MYFEWDPKKATANRSKHGVTFEEASSALRDVFSATAHDPDHSDDEERFVTFGVSSQGRLLLVSHTDRGKAIRIISARLATNIERQIYEEG, via the coding sequence ATGTATTTTGAATGGGATCCAAAGAAAGCCACTGCAAACAGAAGCAAACATGGTGTCACTTTTGAAGAAGCGAGCAGTGCATTACGCGATGTTTTTTCGGCTACTGCGCACGACCCAGATCATTCGGATGACGAGGAACGATTTGTAACCTTTGGAGTGTCCTCCCAAGGGCGATTACTTTTAGTCTCACATACCGACAGAGGTAAAGCGATTCGCATCATTTCGGCACGACTAGCGACTAATATTGAGAGGCAAATTTATGAAGAAGGTTAA
- a CDS encoding N-acetyltransferase — MIHRALDKSKQKEVEELFTSVFTSSEGEKEGKLIGNLSSQLASNIDNNEIICFGVYENETLIGSIFFTRLQFSKPILVYMLAPVAVSAEHQGKGIGQELINYGLNELKRRSANVAVTYGDPSFYSKLGFQALSENVIQAPLKLSMPFGWLGQSLTGEPIPTINERPLCVKEFNDPVYW, encoded by the coding sequence ATGATTCACCGAGCTCTGGACAAATCAAAACAAAAAGAGGTGGAAGAACTATTCACTTCTGTATTCACCTCATCAGAGGGTGAAAAGGAAGGAAAATTGATTGGCAACCTTTCTTCACAGTTGGCATCAAACATCGACAATAATGAAATAATCTGTTTCGGCGTATATGAAAATGAAACGCTCATTGGTTCTATTTTCTTTACTCGCCTTCAGTTTAGTAAGCCTATTCTGGTTTACATGCTTGCCCCAGTTGCAGTAAGCGCTGAACATCAGGGAAAAGGAATCGGTCAGGAATTAATAAATTACGGGCTTAATGAACTTAAAAGGCGCTCTGCTAATGTTGCTGTCACATATGGAGATCCATCCTTTTATTCAAAGCTTGGGTTTCAAGCGCTTTCAGAAAATGTGATTCAGGCTCCGCTAAAACTCTCAATGCCTTTTGGCTGGCTTGGCCAATCTTTAACGGGAGAGCCAATTCCAACTATTAATGAACGTCCTCTGTGCGTTAAGGAATTCAATGACCCCGTCTATTGGTAA
- a CDS encoding type II toxin-antitoxin system VapC family toxin: protein MNIIADTNIFLAVALDEPEKQLIIELTKEVGAVSPEILPYEIGNALSAMIKRKQLTAEEALKAERVANKIPVRLITVDIQSALNLAIEHNIYAYDAYFLQCAKSMSYPLLTLDKKMKQVAKKLNIEVLERKQ, encoded by the coding sequence ATGAACATCATAGCAGACACAAACATATTTTTAGCCGTCGCACTGGATGAACCGGAAAAGCAGTTAATTATTGAGCTTACTAAAGAAGTAGGTGCTGTATCTCCAGAAATATTGCCATATGAAATTGGTAATGCTTTATCAGCAATGATAAAGAGGAAGCAGTTAACTGCAGAAGAAGCATTAAAGGCAGAGAGAGTCGCAAATAAAATACCAGTTCGGCTTATCACAGTTGATATTCAGTCCGCATTAAATCTAGCTATTGAGCATAACATATATGCTTATGACGCATACTTTTTACAATGTGCAAAATCAATGTCGTATCCCTTGCTAACACTTGATAAAAAAATGAAACAAGTTGCAAAGAAGTTAAATATTGAAGTATTGGAGCGAAAACAATGA
- a CDS encoding prevent-host-death protein, producing MKVFTYSEARQNLSKILDLAQSEEVEIKRKDGTVFSLKAKDKTSTSPFDVAGIKTKATTQNILDAIKDSRMG from the coding sequence ATGAAAGTATTTACCTATTCTGAAGCTCGCCAAAACCTATCAAAGATACTTGATCTCGCCCAGTCAGAGGAAGTTGAAATAAAAAGAAAAGATGGCACTGTTTTTTCTCTCAAGGCAAAAGATAAAACCTCTACTTCTCCTTTTGATGTGGCAGGAATTAAAACAAAAGCAACTACGCAAAACATACTCGATGCTATTAAAGATAGCAGAATGGGCTAA
- a CDS encoding type II toxin-antitoxin system prevent-host-death family antitoxin, translated as MRQVLADFSVSISELKKNPSALLSQASGSPIAVLNHNKPAAYLIPAETYEALMDMIDDYELAQLVEERRGDKDQAITVSLDDL; from the coding sequence ATGCGTCAGGTATTAGCAGATTTTTCTGTAAGTATTTCAGAATTAAAGAAAAACCCTTCAGCCTTGCTTTCCCAGGCCAGCGGTTCACCTATAGCAGTGCTAAATCACAACAAGCCAGCAGCCTACCTGATTCCAGCAGAGACCTACGAGGCTCTGATGGACATGATCGACGACTATGAACTGGCGCAACTTGTTGAGGAGCGTCGTGGCGATAAAGATCAAGCTATAACGGTGTCGTTGGATGACTTATAA
- a CDS encoding type II toxin-antitoxin system RelE/ParE family toxin, giving the protein MTYKLRFLPAALKEWEKLGAPIRSQFKKKLAERLENLRVSADKLSGYESVYKIKLRSAGYRLAYEVVDDELFVYVLAVGKREKSKVYSSLKKRT; this is encoded by the coding sequence ATGACTTATAAGCTGCGCTTTCTTCCGGCCGCGCTGAAGGAATGGGAAAAGCTTGGTGCCCCGATAAGGAGCCAGTTCAAGAAAAAGCTGGCAGAGCGATTGGAAAATCTCAGAGTGTCAGCCGATAAGTTAAGTGGCTATGAATCCGTGTACAAAATTAAACTTCGCTCTGCAGGTTACCGGTTAGCCTACGAGGTTGTTGACGATGAGCTGTTTGTATATGTACTTGCCGTAGGCAAGCGGGAAAAGAGCAAGGTTTACTCGTCTCTCAAAAAGCGAACCTGA
- a CDS encoding transcriptional regulator produces MSVTSIRIADEVEKPLEVLSKKLDRSKNYLINQAIKEFLARQSLEDSRWQDTLEALESIKVGKSIDEEDVNAWLNSWGTNNRKSPPKS; encoded by the coding sequence ATGAGTGTTACGAGTATTCGAATTGCTGACGAAGTGGAAAAACCCCTGGAGGTTCTTTCCAAAAAGCTTGATAGGAGCAAGAACTATCTTATAAATCAGGCGATTAAAGAATTTCTTGCGAGACAGTCCCTGGAGGATTCAAGGTGGCAGGATACCCTCGAAGCGCTTGAATCCATCAAGGTAGGTAAATCAATTGATGAGGAGGATGTGAATGCCTGGCTGAATAGCTGGGGCACCAATAATCGAAAATCGCCACCTAAATCATGA
- a CDS encoding type II toxin-antitoxin system RelE/ParE family toxin, whose product MKIRYSPESVDDLYRVVEFVEVKNPFAARRVAIDLQEGIDKLKQFPKIGLPVLKASDPDLIRDLYISSYTIRYLIADEKIYVLRIWHNKENEKNL is encoded by the coding sequence ATGAAAATAAGGTACTCGCCGGAGTCGGTTGATGATCTCTACAGAGTGGTGGAATTTGTAGAGGTTAAAAATCCGTTCGCAGCCCGTCGAGTTGCGATAGATCTACAAGAAGGTATCGATAAGCTGAAGCAATTTCCAAAAATTGGTCTACCCGTTTTGAAAGCATCCGATCCGGACCTAATACGCGATCTTTATATAAGCAGCTATACAATACGTTACCTTATCGCCGATGAAAAAATCTATGTATTAAGGATTTGGCACAACAAAGAGAATGAAAAGAATTTATAA
- a CDS encoding type II toxin-antitoxin system HicB family antitoxin gives MRIYTAIVERCQYTGLYAGFIPAFQGAHTQAETLDELNQNLREVVEM, from the coding sequence ATGAGAATCTATACTGCTATTGTTGAACGTTGCCAGTATACCGGTCTTTATGCCGGGTTTATTCCTGCCTTTCAAGGAGCGCATACACAGGCGGAAACACTGGATGAATTAAATCAAAATCTCCGGGAGGTCGTTGAAATGTAG
- a CDS encoding DUF1353 domain-containing protein, whose protein sequence is MLDFIYWIGWIATVLLAGYLLLYIIKIFIHLDALPAISLDSMPAVKPVPIPTKNQKTKLQKIVASIFEVRKWVLTENWYYELSDGSMILIPKGFEFDGASIPRPLWALLSPTGLLLIPGLVHDYAYMYAQLWQVTSNEVIEPYGQDKSRKDWDKLFRSMGQEINGFSFVNFISWFALWLGGWLVWRGHRKANKTPTKPLL, encoded by the coding sequence ATGCTTGATTTCATTTACTGGATTGGTTGGATTGCCACTGTGCTTCTGGCAGGCTATTTATTGTTGTATATCATTAAAATATTTATACACCTGGATGCCTTGCCAGCGATCTCTTTAGATTCAATGCCGGCCGTTAAACCGGTGCCTATACCGACTAAAAATCAGAAAACAAAATTGCAAAAAATTGTAGCTTCGATTTTTGAAGTTAGAAAATGGGTTTTAACCGAAAATTGGTATTACGAATTGTCCGATGGTTCCATGATTTTAATTCCTAAAGGCTTTGAATTCGACGGCGCTTCGATTCCGAGACCATTATGGGCGCTATTGAGTCCGACCGGTTTGTTGCTGATTCCCGGGTTAGTACATGATTATGCCTATATGTATGCACAGCTTTGGCAAGTCACATCTAATGAAGTTATCGAGCCTTATGGGCAAGATAAGAGTCGAAAAGATTGGGATAAATTGTTCAGATCGATGGGGCAGGAGATCAACGGTTTTTCGTTTGTTAATTTTATTTCCTGGTTCGCGTTATGGTTGGGCGGATGGTTGGTATGGAGAGGACATAGAAAGGCGAATAAAACGCCGACTAAGCCTTTATTATAA
- the mtgA gene encoding monofunctional biosynthetic peptidoglycan transglycosylase has translation MRYSKRNPKRSFVNKLKRLTLYLALFFITSSSLSVVLLRHIPVPVSVFMLYRHAEYFQQHRSFKTIDYRWVKREQISRYAFSAVIASEDQRFFSHHGFDFNEMQNAIDQYLKGGKLRGASTISQQVAKNLFLTPSKSFWRKGIEFWFTGLIEMLWHKDRILEVYLNIAEFGDHLFGIESASQRYFGIPASQLSASQTALLAATLPNPHLYSADKPTSYLLKRKAWIMKQMKNLNYRHRQHSS, from the coding sequence TTGAGATATTCCAAACGCAACCCCAAGCGCTCTTTCGTAAACAAGCTTAAACGGCTGACGCTTTATTTAGCGCTATTTTTTATAACAAGCTCGTCGTTATCGGTCGTTTTGCTACGTCATATACCAGTACCCGTATCGGTATTCATGCTATATCGCCACGCAGAATATTTTCAACAACACCGGTCATTCAAAACAATCGATTACCGCTGGGTTAAACGCGAACAAATCTCACGCTACGCCTTCTCGGCAGTCATTGCATCCGAAGACCAACGTTTTTTTAGTCACCACGGCTTCGATTTCAATGAAATGCAGAATGCTATCGATCAATATTTGAAAGGCGGAAAACTCCGGGGCGCCAGCACGATTAGCCAACAAGTCGCCAAAAACCTATTCCTAACGCCCTCCAAAAGCTTTTGGCGCAAAGGGATCGAGTTTTGGTTTACGGGGTTGATTGAAATGCTTTGGCACAAAGACCGCATTCTGGAAGTGTATTTGAATATTGCGGAATTCGGCGATCATCTCTTCGGCATCGAATCGGCCAGTCAACGTTATTTCGGCATACCCGCCAGTCAATTGAGTGCTTCGCAAACGGCACTGTTAGCAGCTACGCTGCCCAATCCTCATTTATATAGTGCGGACAAGCCTACGTCGTATTTACTCAAGCGCAAAGCCTGGATAATGAAGCAAATGAAAAATTTGAATTACCGGCATCGGCAACACTCATCCTAA
- a CDS encoding cytochrome c — translation MKKPSLALLVSVLSASIPQMNVQAADVDAGRAAFETCRGCHSIPAYSNAYPTYYVPKIGGQRADYVASALKAYREKNRPHGTMKANTYDLSDQTIENIAAYIESAPGKETKSPAGGDPAAGKKLAQSCLSCHAESKDAQSNVPRLAGQYGNYLVKAMQDYQSGKRNNPIMQSMLQGLSGDDLENISAYFASLKGLTTTD, via the coding sequence ATGAAAAAACCATCCTTAGCATTATTAGTCAGCGTACTGTCAGCTTCAATTCCGCAAATGAATGTTCAAGCCGCGGATGTCGATGCCGGTCGAGCAGCTTTTGAAACCTGTCGAGGCTGCCACAGCATCCCCGCCTACAGTAATGCCTACCCGACTTATTATGTGCCGAAAATCGGCGGGCAACGCGCAGATTATGTGGCTTCGGCATTGAAAGCTTATCGAGAAAAAAATCGCCCGCATGGCACCATGAAAGCCAATACCTATGACCTAAGCGATCAAACTATCGAAAATATCGCCGCTTATATTGAATCCGCGCCGGGCAAAGAAACCAAAAGCCCAGCCGGAGGCGATCCGGCTGCCGGCAAAAAACTCGCTCAATCTTGCCTAAGCTGCCATGCAGAAAGTAAAGATGCGCAAAGCAATGTACCGAGATTGGCCGGTCAATACGGTAATTATCTCGTCAAAGCCATGCAAGACTATCAATCCGGCAAAAGAAATAATCCCATCATGCAGTCGATGCTGCAAGGCTTATCCGGCGACGACCTGGAGAATATCTCGGCCTATTTTGCAAGCTTGAAGGGTTTAACCACTACCGATTAA
- a CDS encoding 2OG-Fe(II) oxygenase, which produces MQPSLIPTTTPTHPKPIFDELADQLIDRGWHVIENYFDTTLIKNLVADLKAYDNDGELTPAGIGRGIGFTLDENIRGDKTRWLTRSTDAQKRYLDEMEMLRHEINRLLFMGLFEYESHFACYEPGAYYLKHRDSFRGAAGRILTTVAYLNETWQNEDGGFLALYNPKNEQVAARIKPLAGTLVVFLSEDIPHEVEPTHRQRLSIAGWFKCNTGEVIPVVDQNSVPGCPLKDAVNTSM; this is translated from the coding sequence TTGCAACCCAGCTTAATACCTACCACGACACCGACTCATCCGAAACCTATTTTCGACGAACTAGCCGATCAATTGATCGATAGAGGCTGGCATGTCATTGAAAATTACTTCGATACTACGTTAATAAAAAATTTAGTTGCCGACCTTAAAGCCTACGATAACGACGGCGAACTAACTCCGGCCGGCATCGGCCGGGGCATCGGCTTCACGTTGGACGAAAATATCCGCGGCGATAAAACCCGGTGGCTTACACGAAGCACCGATGCGCAAAAGCGCTATTTAGACGAAATGGAAATGCTTCGTCATGAAATCAACCGGCTACTCTTCATGGGCTTATTCGAATATGAAAGCCATTTTGCATGCTATGAACCGGGCGCTTATTATCTAAAGCATAGGGACAGTTTTCGAGGTGCGGCAGGGCGGATCTTAACGACAGTGGCTTACCTTAACGAAACTTGGCAAAACGAAGATGGCGGGTTTCTGGCCCTCTATAACCCAAAAAATGAACAAGTCGCAGCACGAATCAAGCCTTTGGCAGGAACACTGGTCGTATTTCTGAGTGAAGACATACCGCACGAGGTCGAGCCGACACACCGTCAACGCTTGAGTATTGCCGGCTGGTTTAAATGCAATACCGGCGAAGTTATACCCGTCGTAGATCAAAATTCGGTGCCTGGGTGTCCGCTAAAGGACGCCGTGAATACGTCCATGTAG